A region from the Rhodamnia argentea isolate NSW1041297 chromosome 7, ASM2092103v1, whole genome shotgun sequence genome encodes:
- the LOC115734619 gene encoding GDSL esterase/lipase At5g62930 isoform X1 has translation MRPAIVLFGDSITQGSFRPGGWGAALADTYSRKADVVLRGYGGYNTRWALFLLHHIFPLDSSKPPVATTIFFGANDAALSGRLSERQHVPVDEYKENLKKIVHHLKKWSPTMLIVLITPPPVHVEGRDEYARSLYGESARELPERTNDVTGTYAQQCVQLADELGVRTIDVWSKMQETEGWQKKFLSDGLHLTPEGNAVVYQEVIRVFSEAWLCAEEMPYDFPHHSVIDGSNPKKAFEQRCI, from the exons ATGAGACCAGCGATCGTGTTGTTCGGGGATTCAATAACGCAGGGATCTTTCCGGCCAGGCGGATGGGGTGCTGCTCTCGCCGACACTTACTCTCGCAAG GCTGATGTAGTTCTCCGTGGATACGGCGGGTACAACACCCGATGGGCTCTCTTCCTGTTGCACCACATTTTCCCTCTG GACTCTTCAAAGCCTCCAGTAGCCACCACAATATTCTTCGGGGCTAATGATGCAGCTCTCTCAGGAAGATTGAGTGAACGTCAACATGTGCCTGTCGATGAATACAAGGAGAACCTCAAGAAGATCGTTCATCATCTCAAG AAATGGTCCCCCACAATGTTAATTGTGCTTATTACCCCACCACCGGTTCATGTGGAAGGACGTGATGAATATGCTAG ATCATTGTACGGCGAGAGTGCTAGAGAGTTGCCAGAAAGGACTAACGATGTGACTGGAACTTACGCACAGCAGTGCGTTCAGTTAGCTGACGAACTGGGGGTCCGCACAATCGATGTTTGGTCCAAGATGCAGGAAACTGAGGGGTGGCAGAAAAAGTTTCTGAG CGATGGGCTGCACCTGACGCCAGAAGGTAACGCAGTAGTTTACCAAGAAGTCATCCGGGTGTTCAGTGAAGCTTGGCTTTGTGCTGAAGAAATGCCCTACGATTTCCCTCACCACTCGGTAATCGACGGAAGCAATCCTAAGAAAGCTTTTGAGCAAAGGTGCATTTAG
- the LOC115734616 gene encoding BOI-related E3 ubiquitin-protein ligase 1-like, translating to MFGGDPNNCGFPVFLGDNGFQYDTNALPQLQLFGDYPVGNSISPLNYTRKDHTTNMDRSTKRFREAESFSREQKHLITLSDKIYPDEAGHSGSIFNPNPVSTGLKLSYEEDEHNSSVTSASESMTAALPLILSLGDNFKVEFERQKEEFDHYTRIQEENITKGVRELRQRHTAAFLSAVEKGVGKKLHEKDLELENMNRKNKELEERIKQVTAEVQSWHYRAKYNESVVNVLKSNLQQVMAQGAMQGKEGCGDSEVDDAASYTNQNHLSLVDGLRTSGVMRNQMTCKSCKIKEVSILLLPCKHLCLCKDCAAFTDVCPLCNMMRTGLVQVYMC from the exons ATGTTCGGAGGTGATCCCAACAATTGTGGGTTTCCAGTGTTCCTTGGAGATAATGGGTTTCAATATGATACTAATGCATTGCCTCAGCTGCAGTTATTTGGAGATT ATCCAGTTGGAAATAGTATCAGTCCATTAAACTACACCAGAAAGGATCACACTACCAATATGGATCGATCAACTAAAAGATTTAGGGAAGCTGAATCTTTTTCCAGAGAGCAAAAGCATCTGATAACCCTCAGTGATAAAATCTATCCAGATGAAGCAGGTCATTCTGGGAGCATTTTCAATCCCAATCCTGTGTCAACTGGTTTGAAACTTTCATATGAAGAGGATGAACATAACTCCTCTGTAACATCTGCAAGTGAAAGCATGACAGCTGCACTGCCTCTGATTCTGTCGCTTGGCGATAATTTCAAGGTGGAGTTTGAGCGACAGAAAGAAGAATTTGATCACTATACCAGAATACAG GAAGAAAACATTACGAAGGGTGTAAGAGAACTAAGGCAAAGACATACAGCTGCTTTTCTGAGTGCTGTAGAGAAAGGAGTAGGCAAGAAGTTACACGAGAAGGACCTTGAACTAGAAAACATGAACCGCAAGAACAAGGAACTAGAGGAAAGAATTAAGCAGGTGACAGCAGAAGTTCAATCCTGGCACTACCGAGCTAAATACAACGAGTCTGTTGTGAATGTACTGAAGAGCAATTTACAGCAAGTCATGGCTCAAGGCGCCATGCAAGGGAAGGAAGGCTGCGGGGACAGTGAGGTGGATGATGCAGCCTCTTACACGAACCAGAACCATCTCAGCTTGGTGGACGGTTTGAGGACATCAGGAGTCATGAGGAACCAGATGACCTGCAAATCATGTAAGATTAAAGAAGTCTCCATCTTGTTGTTGCCTTGCAAACATTTGTGTCTATGTAAAGATTGTGCAGCGTTTACTGATGTGTGCCCCCTCTGCAATATGATGAGAACTGGCCTAGTTCAAGTGTACATGTGTTGA
- the LOC115734619 gene encoding GDSL esterase/lipase At5g62930 isoform X2, whose amino-acid sequence MRPAIVLFGDSITQGSFRPGGWGAALADTYSRKADVVLRGYGGYNTRWALFLLHHIFPLDSSKPPVATTIFFGANDAALSGRLSERQHVPVDEYKENLKKIVHHLKKWSPTMLIVLITPPPVHVEGRDEYASARELPERTNDVTGTYAQQCVQLADELGVRTIDVWSKMQETEGWQKKFLSDGLHLTPEGNAVVYQEVIRVFSEAWLCAEEMPYDFPHHSVIDGSNPKKAFEQRCI is encoded by the exons ATGAGACCAGCGATCGTGTTGTTCGGGGATTCAATAACGCAGGGATCTTTCCGGCCAGGCGGATGGGGTGCTGCTCTCGCCGACACTTACTCTCGCAAG GCTGATGTAGTTCTCCGTGGATACGGCGGGTACAACACCCGATGGGCTCTCTTCCTGTTGCACCACATTTTCCCTCTG GACTCTTCAAAGCCTCCAGTAGCCACCACAATATTCTTCGGGGCTAATGATGCAGCTCTCTCAGGAAGATTGAGTGAACGTCAACATGTGCCTGTCGATGAATACAAGGAGAACCTCAAGAAGATCGTTCATCATCTCAAG AAATGGTCCCCCACAATGTTAATTGTGCTTATTACCCCACCACCGGTTCATGTGGAAGGACGTGATGAATATGCTAG TGCTAGAGAGTTGCCAGAAAGGACTAACGATGTGACTGGAACTTACGCACAGCAGTGCGTTCAGTTAGCTGACGAACTGGGGGTCCGCACAATCGATGTTTGGTCCAAGATGCAGGAAACTGAGGGGTGGCAGAAAAAGTTTCTGAG CGATGGGCTGCACCTGACGCCAGAAGGTAACGCAGTAGTTTACCAAGAAGTCATCCGGGTGTTCAGTGAAGCTTGGCTTTGTGCTGAAGAAATGCCCTACGATTTCCCTCACCACTCGGTAATCGACGGAAGCAATCCTAAGAAAGCTTTTGAGCAAAGGTGCATTTAG
- the LOC115734615 gene encoding triose phosphate/phosphate translocator, non-green plastid, chloroplastic-like — protein MQSTAFALSPPLPSLRSPSLRSRRRCLGFGFDPVRLSAVAISRDLSSPDDAPSGLPAVRSFPPRCWSSGPPPPLSSWRLRPWSGVRGFGCDREKSRFEVRATSVPEAAGDREKSGSMAKTLELGLLFGLWYLFNIYFNIYNKQVLKVYHYPATITMIQFAVGSVLVLFMWTFNLYKRPNLSRSQLMAIVPLAVVHTLGNLFTNMSLGKVAVSFTHTIKAMEPFFSVILSAMFLGEMPTPWVVGSLLPIVGGVALASMTEASFNWAGFWSAMASNLTNQSRNVLSKKVMVKKEESMDNITLFSIITIMSFILLFPATCYMEGFKFTPGYFELAAKSGLNVKQVLVRSLLAALSFHAYQQVSYMILQRVSPVTHSVGNCVKRVVVIVSSVLFFRTPVSPINSIGTGIALAGVFLYSRVKRIKPKPKTA, from the exons ATGCAGAGCACGGCGTTCGCCCTCTCCCCTCCGCTCCCCTCCCTCAGATCGCCGTCGCTCCGGAGCCGCCGCCGGTGCTTAGGTTTCGGATTCGATCCCGTTCGCCTCTCCGCCGTCGCCATCTCTCGCGATCTCTCTTCTCCCGATGACGCCCCTTCTGGCCTCCCGGCCGTTCGTAGTTTCCCGCCTAGATGCTGGTCCTCCGGCCCTCCTCCGCCTCTCTCCTCTTGGAGGCTTAGGCCGTGGAGCGGCGTGCGCGGTTTCGGTTGCGACCGGGAGAAGAGCCGTTTCGAGGTTAGGGCGACGTCGGTCCCTGAAGCTGCCGGCGACCGAGAGAAGTCGGGGAGCATGGCGAAGACGTTGGAGCTTGGTCTGTTGTTTGGGCTCTGGTATCTCTTCAACATCTACTTCAACATCTATAATAAGCAG GTTCTAAAGGTTTACCACTACCCAGCAACCATCACTATGATACAATTTGCAGTAGGATCTGTCCTTGTTCTGTTCATGTGGACATTTAATCTCTACAAAAGGCCAAACCTCAGTCGTTCACAG CTTATGGCAATTGTCCCACTGGCAGTGGTACACACGTTGGGTAATCTCTTCACTAACATGAGTCTTGGAAAAGTAGCTGTTTCCTTCACTCATACAATCAAGGCCATGGAGCCCTTCTTCTCAGTTATCCTATCTGCAATGTTTCTGGGAGAG ATGCCAACTCCCTGGGTTGTTGGTTCCCTGTTGCCAATTGTTGGTGGAGTTGCATTAGCATCCATGACCGAGGCTTCTTTTAACTG GGCGGGGTTTTGGAGTGCAATGGCTTCAAATCTAACCAATCAATCTCGAAATGTTCTTAGCAAAAAAGTCATGGTGAAAAAAGAG GAATCGATGGACAACATCACTCTCTTCTCAATTATAACAATCATGTCGTTTATTCTACTATTCCCTGCAACATGTTACATGGAAGGTTTCAAATTTACTCCTGGCTACTTTGAATTGGCC GCAAAGAGTGGATTGAATGTTAAACAAGTATTGGTCAGGTCTTTACTAGCTGCCCTTTCCTTCCATGCTTATCAGCAG GTCTCCTATATGATTTTACAAAGAGTATCTCCTGTCACCCATTCTGTTGGTAATTGTGTGAAGCGGGTTGTAGTCATTGTCagttctgttcttttcttccgAACACCAGTTTCCCCCATCAATTCTATAG GTACTGGCATTGCCCTCGCTGGGGTTTTCCTTTACTCCAGGGTGAAGAGGATTAAGCCGAAGCCAAAGACGGCATGA